In one Dreissena polymorpha isolate Duluth1 chromosome 7, UMN_Dpol_1.0, whole genome shotgun sequence genomic region, the following are encoded:
- the LOC127837499 gene encoding uncharacterized protein LOC127837499: MVDQHCCMDNCVMLALTHRRLLQDWRSRAQQGQAEARRVLAEMLTPAGATHLNCHNFISMVTGCSSSTITSVHSRMMETGGLREPPEHGLKKFWQEHFKMSGTRSEPNEGDKADDESHALVAESNRKKQSYVKKSSAGNSQSVNSEAHIHGFPGITEPSLTSAQHQQYSLQQQQLQQQQLEHQEQQQQQQILLHMLVEQHLAMEQNVSDPQIQSQIPVAYPGAGPQSTMLPVTHVLQQGQFQLYLQPPPKYTENQSAALKQWNQTAVVTFPVTSHPGTSFPVTPMQMASLPVSSFPGSSLPVSSLPVSSFPVNSLPVTSFPVNINQFSNLPQHSNQQHNSGISYSNVVTNSRPDISTKPAPNITRKRPTDLPTPLFQTAVPHHQLSFMPQQISTGNNSINEQKRSVDTACGQRQLPSQIFQQMSVNSGLRYQLQTAQGVFNIESVVPDNHHHLNVQQNEAETDAKTTANPGPSLSDINMESQNSTHQVTSCIYKPVPVLDKETGTTRIIYVPDNSENTPFQQQVLEVVATESNTSANIPQVIPDVESNIPITVHINNDGTFTLTMIEDNVSPQNQLIFTHFNSEANNARPTPQATPSEPRSAQMILPNSSQSLSSPNGSSINQSESPLPQSYLHPSQGGHSHLAPLQGSNSCTVTVPVLAHAHRVQTIEPTNVPKFFKTNSYADISVDTSSKVQHSVLPSQDGNTGMSTKEHLHKLVVSRKKKHSGGEDGQKKDVIEKELARKSRNVSGASNSSRKSVIISHVSTRKHHDSGTEALYRLLGVGTHSRHVSGNSDLGDRSRKSSGNSLISDTSSLPFSNLPSPNIFLDREKGIFCIQSEGGDQCEIEASPYIEEMLRLAEMEPHANFHGLSERCIFKHMVQSMNNASADNTTNVQAHDSDGGWRMAENVETETSNLVMEKSGLSLNENSSIPQLVEQAASGQLESMNTVKRKNKSNNEKTTKKARHRKILDSSKARRKSMASQDHSTVTRLDIGFELNETGDEIVVDSSHLKAN, from the exons ATGGTGGACCAGCATTGCTGCATGGACAACTGTGTGATG TTGGCGCTCACTCATCGTCGTCTGCTCCAAGACTGGCGGTCTCGCGCCCAGCAGGGTCAGGCAGAGGCCCGGAGGGTTCTTGCAGAGATGCTCACACCAGCTG GTGCCACCCACCTGAATTGCCACAACTTCATCTCCATGGTGACCGGGTGCTCGAGTTCCACAATCACGAGTGTTCACAGTCGTATGATGGAGACGGGCGGCTTGAGGGAGCCACCTGAGCATGGGCTCAAGAAGTTCTGGCAAGAACACTTCAAGATGTCTGGGACTAGATCCGAGCCAAATG AGGGTGATAAAGCAGACGACGAATCTCACGCTCTTGTTGCAGAAAGTAATCGCAAGAAACAATCATATGTCAAG AAATCATCAGCGGGAAATTCTCAATCCGTGAACAGTGAAGCTCACATTCATGGCTTTCCTGGCATCACTGAACCTTCATTGACCAGCGCTCAGCATCAGCAGTATAGCTTGCAACAGCAGCAACTTCAGCAGCAGCAGCTTGAGCATCAagaacagcagcagcaacagcagatTCTGCTACATATGCTAGTGGAACAACACCTGGCTATG gAACAGAATGTCAGTGATCCACAAATACAGTCTCAGATCCCAGTTGCATACCCTGGTGCTGGTCCCCAGTCGACGATGCTGCCCGTGACTCATGTCTTGCAACAGGGACAGTTCCAGCTTTACCTGCAACCGCCACCTAAATACACAGAGAACCAGTCAGCGGCATTGAAACAGTGGAATCAGACTGCGGTTGTTACCTTTCCAGTGACATCACATCCTGGGACATCATTTCCTGTTACCCCAATGCAAATGGCATCACTTCCTGTATCTTCTTTTCCTGGTTCATCACTTCCTGTATCATCACTTCCTGTGTCGTCATTTCCTGTAAATTCACTTCctgtgacgtcatttcctgtaaACATAAACCAGTTTTCCAATCTTCCGCAGCATAGTAACCAGCAACACAATAGTGGAATAAGTTATTCTAACGTTGTGACAAATTCTAGACCTGATATTTCTACAAAACCAGCCCCAAATATTACGCGTAAGCGTCCAACAGATCTCCCAACTCCATTATTCCAAACAGCTGTACCACATCACCAGTTGTCATTCATGCCGCAGCAAATAAGTACTGGTAATAATTCTATAAATGAACAAAAACGATCAGTAGATACTGCATGTGGTCAAAGACAACTTCCTTCACAGATTTTTCAGCAGATGTCAGTTAATTCCGGTCTAAGATATCAGCTGCAGACTGCCCAGGGAGTTTTCAACATTGAATCAGTGGTCCCAGATAACCACCATCATTTAAACGTGCAACAAAATGAGGCTGAAACTGACGCTAAAACGACTGCAAACCCAGGACCGAGTTTATCCGATATTAACATGGAATCTCAAAATAGTACACACCAGGTTACGTCGTGTATATATAAACCTGTTCCTGTCTTAGACAAAGAGACGGGTACAACACGTATCATATATGTGCCTGATAATTCCGAAAACACTCCTTTCCAACAACAGGTTCTTGAAGTAGTGGCTACTGAGTCAAATACGAGTGCTAATATCCCCCAGGTCATTCCAGACGTTGAAAGTAACATTCCTATAACAGTTCACATCAACAATGATGGAACATTTACTTTAACGATGATTGAAGATAACGTAAGTCCTCAAAATCAGTTAATATTCACCCATTTCAACTCTGAGGCAAACAACGCAAGACCGACACCACAAGCCACACCTTCGGAACCCAGATCCGCTCAGATGATTTTACCGAACTCGTCGCAATCCCTGTCGAGTCCAAATGGCTCTAGCATTAACCAATCCGAGAGTCCTCTTCCGCAATCGTACCTACATCCGTCACAGGGAGGTCATTCCCACTTGGCTCCGCTACAGGGAAGTAACTCTTGCACTGTTACCGTCCCAGTTTTGGCGCATGCGCATAGAGTACAGACGATCGAGCCGACCAATGTGCCCaagttttttaaaacaaattcttaCGCTGACATCTCTGTGGATACCTCGAGTAAAGTGCAACACTCGGTATTACCGTCACAAGATGGAAATACAGGCATGTCAACGAAAGAACATTTACACAAGCTGGTGGTTTCCAGGAAAAAGAAACACAGTGGTGGGGAAGATGGACAGAAGAAAGACGTGATTGAAAAGGAATTAGCCAGAAAGTCTAGAAATGTTAGTGGCGCATCGAATTCTTCACGAAAGTCCGTTATAATTTCCCATGTCTCGACAAGAAAGCATCACGATTCAGGGACAGAGGCTTTGTACAGACTTCTAGGAGTGGGTACACACTCGCGGCATGTCAGCGGTAATTCTGACCTCGGGGACAGGTCACGTAAATCAAGCGGGAACTCTTTGATAAGCGATACATCGAGCTTGCCATTTTCAAATCTGCCGTCCCCGAATATATTTCTTGATCGGGAGAAGGGAATTTTCTGCATACAGTCCGAGGGGGGTGACCAGTGTGAAATAGAGGCAAGCCCTTATATCGAGGAAATGCTGCGCCTTGCCGAAATGGAGCCACATGCGAACTTCCATGGTCTTAGCGAAAGGTGCATATTCAAGCATATGGTTCAGAGCATGAACAACGCCAGCGCTGATAATACGACTAATGTTCAAGCTCATGATAGTGATGGTGGTTGGAGAATGGCGGAGAACGTTGAAACTGAAACAAGCAATCTTGTTATGGAAAAATCTGGACTGAGTCTAAATGAAAACAGTTCAATCCCACAGCTTGTCGAACAGGCGGCAAGCGGTCAGTTAGAGAGTATGAACACTGTGAAAAGAAAGAACAAGTCAAATAATGAGAAAACTACTAAAAAGGCACGACATAGAAAAATATTAGATTCGAGTAAGGCCAGAAGAAAATCTATGGCAAGTCAAGATCATTCAACGGTGACCAGGCTTGATATAGGGTTTGAACTGAATGAAACTGGCGATGAAATTGTTGTTGATTCAAGTCATCTGAAGGCGAATTAG